Proteins encoded within one genomic window of Anopheles gambiae chromosome 3, idAnoGambNW_F1_1, whole genome shotgun sequence:
- the LOC1280360 gene encoding protein nubbin isoform X3 produces the protein MEDGGADPENNNSSHCGMLGISMPCEGAGHDFSTVRKELEYANAIAAAHYGAASDKGDRILSYKLENRRRSEHCSRSNSPFLNPTPADLEGRCSNSSKPTGILRTVAQDKMSPLSMPTGPSATSTTAAAAAAAVAAAQVHLNGTMQDMINLQKLQSLAQLTGASVLGPSLGLPTSPLLGNSPLNLSLSGQNHSPQVLGLGPAAPIAAAAPQMPQLLLASGQIMQGIQGAQLLIPTSQGIATQTILTIPVGQQVISNMSSEALLQSLNFNNSLSETLSSQAAQAAAAAAAASGGLFAPPRDAQGTGSGGGLLSTQLLGSAAGAHAQQHSPKGLHYANHHHHHHHHHGDVKFKPNASSTSSSSCSSSSVVVSGASCMSSVHDTHRQQHLPPGHSLSSASASSNTLDHRSAVAGRMTPDMHRVKLQAGDSPKRISLVASSPPVSTHSRPASYASCSSSPYDKSMTLKRALSPPATLNCTTPSSSSSGSGHSSNGHLQVNVHSAISAASPRSPSDASAINRLGLPTGGVDLLPSKSKLSPGGSSSSGLPLTKDQPSSHPHASVSPLHHHSSSGPSAPGSTGRPGSCDLELIEQHQHQQQQHHRAPSADDLELEKPSTVGSSSGTVHQLQKRSHHSAASTPPPKLSPAGSTGRLSHSDDDDDDASNHEFLEEHPNELTINQTNCNVVDGIDLDDIKEFAKAFKLRRLSLGLTQTQVGQALSVTEGPAYSQSAICRFEKLDITPKSAQKIKPVLERWMKEAEESHSSRYKSGQNHVPDFIGVEPSKKRKRRTSFTPQALELLNGHFERNTHPSGTEITGLAHQLGYEREVIRIWFCNKRQALKNTVRMMSKSFKMENT, from the exons AATAGAAGACGAAGTGAGCACTGTAGCCGGTCGAACAGTCCATTTCTCAACCCAACGCCGGCCGATCTAGAGGGCCGgtgtagcaacagcagcaaaccgaCGGGAATCCTGCGTACCGTCGCCCAGGACAAGATGTCACCACTCTCGATGCCCACCGGCCCGAGCGCCACATCGACGACggccgccgcagccgccgcagCCGTGGCCGCCGCCCAAGTACACCTGAACGGAACTA TGCAAGACATGATCAATCTGCAGAAGCTGCAAAGCCTAGCCCAGCTAACGGGGGCAAGCGTTCTCGGGCCGAGTTTGGGGCTGCCGACGTCCCCGCTGCTGGGCAACTCTCCCCTCAACCTAAGCCTCTCGGGTCAGAACCACAGCCCGCAGGTGTTGGGGCTCGGGCCGGCTGCCCCAATTGCAGCGGCCGCACCCCAGATGCCTCAGCTGCTGCTCGCGTCCGGTCAGATTATGCAGGGCATTCAAGGTGCCCAGCTACTCATACCGACGTCTCAAG GCATTGCAACTCAAACCATCCTGACGATCCCGGTCGGACAGCAGGTGATATCCAACATGAGCAGTGAGGCGCTACTACAATCGCTGAACTTTAACAACTCGCTGAGCGAAACGCTTAGCTCGCAGGCGGCCCAAGCGGccgcggctgctgctgccgccagtGGTGGTCTCTTCGCTCCACCGAGGGATGCCCAGGGAACCGGGTCCGGTGGTGGGTTGCTTTCTACGCAGCTGCTCGGTTCGGCTGCTGGAGCGCACGCGCAACAACATTCCCCGAAAGGTTTGCACTACGccaaccatcaccaccatcaccaccatcaccatggaGATGTGAAGTTTAAGCCAAACGCttcctccacctcctcctcgtcctgcTCCTCTTCGTCGGTCGTCGTATCGGGGGCGAGCTGTATGTCCTCGGTTCATGATACCCACCGGCAGCAACACCTTCCGCCCGGCCACTCGCTGTCGTCCGCGTCTGCCTCCTCCAACACGCTCGACCATCGTTCGGCGGTCGCTGGACGCATGACACCGGACATGCATCGGGTGAAACTGCAGGCGGGCGACTCGCCGAAGCGAATCTCGCTCGTCGCATCCTCTCCACCCGTGTCAACCCATAGCCGACCGGCCAGCTACGCCTCCTGCTCGTCCTCACCGTACGACAAATCGATGACGCTGAAGCGTGCCCTTTCGCCACCGGCCACCCTGAACTGTACCacgccgagcagcagcagtagcggcaGCGGCCACTCCAGCAACGGCCATCTGCAGGTGAACGTCCACAGTGCCATCAGTGCGGCGAGTCCACGCTCTCCATCGGACGCCAGTGCAATCAACAG ACTTGGTCTACCGACTGGTGGAGTGGATCTGCTCCCATCCAAGTCGAAACTATCGCCCGGTGGTTCGTCCAGCTCTGGCCTACCGCTCACCAAGGATCAACCTTCAAGTCATCCCCATGCGTCAGTCTCGCCATTGCACCACCATTCCTCCTCGGGACCGTCGGCACCGGGATCGACTGGTCGGCCAGGGTCCTGCGATCTGGAGCTGATagagcagcatcagcaccaacagcagcagcatcaccggGCTCCGTCGGCGGACGACCTGGAGCTAGAGAAACCGTCCACCGTCGGCAGTAGCAGCGGTACGGTGCATCAGCTACAGAAGCGATCCCATCACAGTGCAGCCAGCACACCGCCACCGAAACTGAGCCCGGCCGGATCGACCGGTCGGCTATCGcacagcgacgacgacgatgacgacgcaTCGAACCACGAGTTTCTGGAAGAGCATCCAA ATGAGTTAACAATCAATCAAACTAATTGCAACGTGGTGGACGGTATCGATCTGGACGACATCAAGGAGTTCGCCAAGGCATTCAAACTGCGGCGACTGTCGCTCGGGCTCACGCAAACCCAGGTCGGCCAGGCGCTGTCCGTCACCGAGGGACCTGCCTACAGCCAGAGTGCCATCTGCAG GTTTGAAAAGTTAGACATTACTCCCAAAAGCgcacaaaaaatcaaacccgTGCTCGAGCGCTGGATGAAGGAGGCGGAAGAAAG TCATTCATCTAGGTACAAATCGGGCCAAAACCACGTGCCAGACTTTATCGGTGTGGAACCGTCCAAGAAGCGGAAACGAAGGACGTCCTTTACGCCGCAAGCGCTCGAGCTGCTGAACGGGCACTTCGAGCGCAACACGCATCCTTCCG GAACGGAAATTACCGGCCTAGCCCATCAGCTCGGGTACGAGCGGGAAGTTATACGCATCTGGTTCTGCAACAAACGCCAAGCGCTCAAGAACACCGTGCGGATGATGTCCAAGAGCTTCAAGATGGAGAAtacttaa
- the LOC1280360 gene encoding POU domain, class 6, transcription factor 2 isoform X6, whose protein sequence is MSPLSMPTGPSATSTTAAAAAAAVAAAQVHLNGTMQDMINLQKLQSLAQLTGASVLGPSLGLPTSPLLGNSPLNLSLSGQNHSPQVLGLGPAAPIAAAAPQMPQLLLASGQIMQGIQGAQLLIPTSQGIATQTILTIPVGQQVISNMSSEALLQSLNFNNSLSETLSSQAAQAAAAAAAASGGLFAPPRDAQGTGSGGGLLSTQLLGSAAGAHAQQHSPKGLHYANHHHHHHHHHGDVKFKPNASSTSSSSCSSSSVVVSGASCMSSVHDTHRQQHLPPGHSLSSASASSNTLDHRSAVAGRMTPDMHRVKLQAGDSPKRISLVASSPPVSTHSRPASYASCSSSPYDKSMTLKRALSPPATLNCTTPSSSSSGSGHSSNGHLQVNVHSAISAASPRSPSDASAINRLGLPTGGVDLLPSKSKLSPGGSSSSGLPLTKDQPSSHPHASVSPLHHHSSSGPSAPGSTGRPGSCDLELIEQHQHQQQQHHRAPSADDLELEKPSTVGSSSGTVHQLQKRSHHSAASTPPPKLSPAGSTGRLSHSDDDDDDASNHEFLEEHPNELTINQTNCNVVDGIDLDDIKEFAKAFKLRRLSLGLTQTQVGQALSVTEGPAYSQSAICSALAAQMYCAAQLSSQQQQMFEKLDITPKSAQKIKPVLERWMKEAEESHSSRYKSGQNHVPDFIGVEPSKKRKRRTSFTPQALELLNGHFERNTHPSGTEITGLAHQLGYEREVIRIWFCNKRQALKNTVRMMSKSFKMENT, encoded by the exons ATGTCACCACTCTCGATGCCCACCGGCCCGAGCGCCACATCGACGACggccgccgcagccgccgcagCCGTGGCCGCCGCCCAAGTACACCTGAACGGAACTA TGCAAGACATGATCAATCTGCAGAAGCTGCAAAGCCTAGCCCAGCTAACGGGGGCAAGCGTTCTCGGGCCGAGTTTGGGGCTGCCGACGTCCCCGCTGCTGGGCAACTCTCCCCTCAACCTAAGCCTCTCGGGTCAGAACCACAGCCCGCAGGTGTTGGGGCTCGGGCCGGCTGCCCCAATTGCAGCGGCCGCACCCCAGATGCCTCAGCTGCTGCTCGCGTCCGGTCAGATTATGCAGGGCATTCAAGGTGCCCAGCTACTCATACCGACGTCTCAAG GCATTGCAACTCAAACCATCCTGACGATCCCGGTCGGACAGCAGGTGATATCCAACATGAGCAGTGAGGCGCTACTACAATCGCTGAACTTTAACAACTCGCTGAGCGAAACGCTTAGCTCGCAGGCGGCCCAAGCGGccgcggctgctgctgccgccagtGGTGGTCTCTTCGCTCCACCGAGGGATGCCCAGGGAACCGGGTCCGGTGGTGGGTTGCTTTCTACGCAGCTGCTCGGTTCGGCTGCTGGAGCGCACGCGCAACAACATTCCCCGAAAGGTTTGCACTACGccaaccatcaccaccatcaccaccatcaccatggaGATGTGAAGTTTAAGCCAAACGCttcctccacctcctcctcgtcctgcTCCTCTTCGTCGGTCGTCGTATCGGGGGCGAGCTGTATGTCCTCGGTTCATGATACCCACCGGCAGCAACACCTTCCGCCCGGCCACTCGCTGTCGTCCGCGTCTGCCTCCTCCAACACGCTCGACCATCGTTCGGCGGTCGCTGGACGCATGACACCGGACATGCATCGGGTGAAACTGCAGGCGGGCGACTCGCCGAAGCGAATCTCGCTCGTCGCATCCTCTCCACCCGTGTCAACCCATAGCCGACCGGCCAGCTACGCCTCCTGCTCGTCCTCACCGTACGACAAATCGATGACGCTGAAGCGTGCCCTTTCGCCACCGGCCACCCTGAACTGTACCacgccgagcagcagcagtagcggcaGCGGCCACTCCAGCAACGGCCATCTGCAGGTGAACGTCCACAGTGCCATCAGTGCGGCGAGTCCACGCTCTCCATCGGACGCCAGTGCAATCAACAG ACTTGGTCTACCGACTGGTGGAGTGGATCTGCTCCCATCCAAGTCGAAACTATCGCCCGGTGGTTCGTCCAGCTCTGGCCTACCGCTCACCAAGGATCAACCTTCAAGTCATCCCCATGCGTCAGTCTCGCCATTGCACCACCATTCCTCCTCGGGACCGTCGGCACCGGGATCGACTGGTCGGCCAGGGTCCTGCGATCTGGAGCTGATagagcagcatcagcaccaacagcagcagcatcaccggGCTCCGTCGGCGGACGACCTGGAGCTAGAGAAACCGTCCACCGTCGGCAGTAGCAGCGGTACGGTGCATCAGCTACAGAAGCGATCCCATCACAGTGCAGCCAGCACACCGCCACCGAAACTGAGCCCGGCCGGATCGACCGGTCGGCTATCGcacagcgacgacgacgatgacgacgcaTCGAACCACGAGTTTCTGGAAGAGCATCCAA ATGAGTTAACAATCAATCAAACTAATTGCAACGTGGTGGACGGTATCGATCTGGACGACATCAAGGAGTTCGCCAAGGCATTCAAACTGCGGCGACTGTCGCTCGGGCTCACGCAAACCCAGGTCGGCCAGGCGCTGTCCGTCACCGAGGGACCTGCCTACAGCCAGAGTGCCATCTGCAG tGCTCTCGCCGCCCAGATGTATTGTGCAGCGCAACTttcatcgcagcagcagcaaat GTTTGAAAAGTTAGACATTACTCCCAAAAGCgcacaaaaaatcaaacccgTGCTCGAGCGCTGGATGAAGGAGGCGGAAGAAAG TCATTCATCTAGGTACAAATCGGGCCAAAACCACGTGCCAGACTTTATCGGTGTGGAACCGTCCAAGAAGCGGAAACGAAGGACGTCCTTTACGCCGCAAGCGCTCGAGCTGCTGAACGGGCACTTCGAGCGCAACACGCATCCTTCCG GAACGGAAATTACCGGCCTAGCCCATCAGCTCGGGTACGAGCGGGAAGTTATACGCATCTGGTTCTGCAACAAACGCCAAGCGCTCAAGAACACCGTGCGGATGATGTCCAAGAGCTTCAAGATGGAGAAtacttaa